A genomic region of Miscanthus floridulus cultivar M001 chromosome 3, ASM1932011v1, whole genome shotgun sequence contains the following coding sequences:
- the LOC136544171 gene encoding uncharacterized protein, translated as MAIIASKELTATRKEVAEEAPDPKRSSGSFETIEGAKKVLIDLSGSKGKVLNPEKCVFGIPRGMLLGFIIFERGINANSKKISAITRMGPIQNIKGVQQVMGCLATLSRFISCLDERGLPLYWLLKKVDHFESMLKA; from the exons ATGGCAAttatcgcctccaaagagctcacgGCCACCaggaaggaggtcgccgaagaagcacccgaccctaaGCGGTCGTCTGGGTCTTTTGAGACTATAGAGGGCGCCAAGAAGGTCCTCATAGACCTCAGCGGCTCCAAGGGAAAAGTG ctcaaccctgagaagtgtgtttttgggatcccaaggggtatgctgctgggtttcatcatcttcgagcgtggcatcaaTGCCAACTcgaagaagatctcagccatcacaaggatgggcccgattcagaatataaagggggtacaacaagttatggggtgcctcgccacgctcagccgcttcatctcgtgcctcgatgaacgaggtctccccctctattggctcCTAAAGAAGGTCGACCATTTCGAATCGATGctcaaggcctag
- the LOC136544170 gene encoding uncharacterized protein — MRYMVHLHFPSSNNVAEYEVVINGLRITIKLVIQRLDVRGDPQLVIDQVTKESSCHNAKMAAYCREVHQLEDKFDGLELSHIPMHLNKVVDALAKAASGREPVPIGIFARDHHKPLVRYEKPKQASGGLNHPSAPSNPEVIELNEDPSIEPDPLADWRMPYLDYLLHEVLPTDKMDARWLVRHAKSFVLIEGELYKRSHTGIL; from the coding sequence atgaggtacatggttcacctccatttcccctcttccaacaatgtggccgagtatgaggtagtcatcaatggcctacgcatcaccatcaaGTTGGTTATCCAACGCCTGGACGTCCGGGGTGACCcccagctagtcatcgaccaagtcacaaaggagtcaagctgccacaacgccaagatggctgcatattgccgagaagtccaccagctggaggacaagttcgacggccttgaGCTCAGTCACATCCCAATGCATCTCAACAAGGTAGTCGACGCACTAGCGAAAGCAGCGTccggccgagagccggtgccaattgGCATCTTCGCTAGAGATCATCACAAGCCCTTGGTCCGCTATGAGAAGCCGAAACAAGCCAGTGGTGGGCTTAACCACCCGTCAGCTCCATCCAACCCCGAGGTCATAGAGCTTAACGAGGATCCatcgatagagcctgaccctttggccgactggaggatgccttacctcgactacctcctccatgaggtgctaCCGACAGACAAGATGGATGCTCGGTGGCTCGtgcgtcatgccaagtcctttgtccttattgagggtgagctctacaagcgaagtcacactgggatcctatag
- the LOC136546363 gene encoding protein WEAK CHLOROPLAST MOVEMENT UNDER BLUE LIGHT 1-like — protein MDEVNVENVPQISVPSESIDLVASLIDLEPPVSCTMNEVNVENVPHISVPSESVDLVASLIDSEPPASFDFTKSVPVVHSRHLSEDLSALSINDLRLNNGEQNCNDQIERKGISSHSRHFSEDLSRLAINDLANKGEGNGHYLGEPKVESRPNSAERNIYKAAEIAERFIQSIDNRVLVDTGAPIESVKEAVSKFGGILDWKERRKNVQNELDKALKDAPKYKRRAEAAEVEKNKVVMELCTTRRTIEGLKLNLEKTQTEAIQAQQDSELVDIRFKEIQQGIACRESAAARAEIELARYRYASALAELHLVKDELQQLQKEYTSINTKRDNAETKACESSVASQKIEKTVDDLTLEIIRLKELLTSSQATHIIAEEQKLNVALAYQQEKENWQNELRQVDEEVQSMRDAASANKDLESKLKAASTLLVKLQDEFSSYLKGECPQEVSVDGDAERPMVITKMKLANARKELEDMRADIKKAKDDARILWNVAATLRAEIEREEADLLALKHKEHLASLSVSSLQEEQSNMTCELNIVHERTKASKMPAELQQATEVVEQAQAKAQMARYEVAKAREEVDQVKAQFNVIKLRLEAASREILAVNASKEIATASANALQEYKDEAQIEPQDERISDNYMTLSLEEYDALSKKAQDAEGLAKKRVIKAVEKIKESKDAEVRSLNQLEQSTKKIYERKLELRAAQEKANSAQYGKLTMENELRKRRAKHEQQRKAGESGHAISDIPNLKSASLSFDAASSTSNPQMVGTLSRADTTGATRMKEPKPRKSLFPRSIVAMFVSSKKTH, from the exons ATGGATGAAGTGAATGTGGAAAATGTGCCACAGATATCTGTTCCTTCTGAATCTATTGATTTAGTGGCAAGTTTGATTGATTTGGAACCTCCTGTATCCTGCACAATGAATGAAGTGAATGTGGAAAATGTACCACATATATCTGTTCCTTCTGAATCTGTCGATTTAGTGGCAAGTTTGATTGATTCAGAACCTCCCGCTTCCTTTGATTTCACTAAAAGTGTCCCGGTTGTTCATAGTAGACATTTAAGTGAGGATTTAAGTGCCCTTTCAATTAATGATTTGCGTTTGAACAATGGAGAGCAAAATTGCAATGACCAGATTGAACGGAAGGGCATAAGTAGTCACTCTAGACATTTTAGTGAAGATTTAAGTCGCCTTGCAATTAATGATTTAGCAAACAAAGGAGAGGGGAATGGCCATTACTTGGGTGAACCAAAGGTAGAAAGTCGCCCTAACTCTGCTGAAAGAAATATTTATAAGGCGGCAGAGATTGCTGAGCGGTTCATTCAATCTATAGATAATAGGGTGCTTGTTGACACTGGAGCACCAATAGAATCTGTTAAAGAGGCTGTAAGCAAATTTGGAGGCATTCTTGATTGGAAAGAG AGACGTAAGAATGTCCAAAATGAGCTTGACAAGGCACTGAAAGATGCTCCTAAGTACAAAAGAAGAGCGGAAGCTGCAGAAGTTGAGAAAAACAAAGTTGTCATGGAATTGTGTACCACTAGGAGAACCATAGAAGGGTTGAAGCTAAATTTGGAGAAGACGCAAACTGAGGCAATACAAGCACAGCAAGACTCAGAGTTGGTTGATATACGGTTCAAAGAGATTCAACAGGGAATTGCCTGTAGAGAGAGTGCTGCAGCAAGAGCAGAAATTGAGCTTGCAAGATATCGCTATGCTAGTGCGTTGGCAGAACTACATTTAGTGAAGGATGAGCTACAACAACTTCAGAAAGAGTACACATCCATAAACACTAAAAGGGATAATGCTGAAACAAAAGCATGCGAATCCAGTGTTGCATCTCAGAAGATTGAGAAAACTGTGGATGACCTTACCCTCGAAATTATCAGATTGAAAGAGTTGCTCACCTCTTCACAAGCTACTCATATTATAGCAGAGGAACAAAAATTGAATGTTGCTTTGGCATATCAACAAGAAAAGGAGAATTGGCAAAATGAACTGAGGCAAGTTGATGAGGAGGTTCAAAGTATGCGTGATGCAGCTTCAGCCAACAAAGATCTCGAGTCTAAGCTGAAAGCTGCCTCTACACTACTCGTGAAGTTGCAAGATGAGTTTTCTAGTTATTTGAAAGGGGAATGTCCCCAAGAGGTTAGTGTAGATGGAGATGCAGAGAGACCGATGGTTATTACCAAGATGAAGCTAGCAAATGCTAGGAAGGAGCTTGAGGACATGAGGGCGGACATTAAAAAAGCCAAGGATGATGCCAGAATACTTTGGAATGTTGCTGCTACATTACGAGCTGAAATAGAGAGGGAGGAGGCAGATCTGTTGGCATTGAAACACAAAGAGCACCTCGCTTCGCTTTCTGTGTCATCACTCCAGGAAGAGCAAAGCAACATGACATGCGAGCTCAACATCGTCCATGAAAGAACAAAAGCATCTAAGATGCCTGCAGAGCTACAACAAGCAACTGAAGTAGTGGAACAAGCACAGGCTAAGGCTCAGATGGCACGTTATGAGGTGGCAAAAGCTAGGGAAGAGGTGGATCAAGTCAAGGCACAATTTAATGTCATCAAATTGAGGCTAGAAGCGGCATCAAGGGAGATACTTGCAGTGAACGCATCTAAAGAAATTGCGACCGCCTCAGCAAATGCATTGCAAGAATACAAAGATGAAGCACAAATAGAGCCCCAAGATGAACGGATAAGCGACAACTATATGACATTATCACTTGAAGAGTATGATGCCTTAAGCAAGAAAGCCCAAGATGCTGAAGGACTCGCCAAGAAGCGGGTCATCAAGGCTGTTGAGAAAATCAAAGAATCCAAGGATGCAGAGGTGAGGAGCTTGAATCAACTAGAGCAGTCGACCAAGAAGATCTATGAGAGGAAGTTGGAGCTAAGGGCTGCGCAGGAGAAAGCCAATTCAGCGCAATATGGCAAGCTCACCATGGAGAACGAGCTGAGGAAGCGGAGGGCCAAGCATGAGCAGCAAAGGAAAGCGGGCGAGTCAGGCCATGCTATTTCTGACATCCCCAATTTGAAGAGCGCTTCATTGTCTTTTGATGCAGCATCGTCAACCTCCAATCCTCAAATGGTTGGAACATTGTCTAGAGCTGACACTACAGGAGCAACTAGGATGAAAGAGCCAAAGCCACGGAAGTCACTCTTTCCACGGTCCATAGTGGCCATGTTCGTGTCTAGTAAGAAGACACATTGA
- the LOC136544172 gene encoding galactoside 2-alpha-L-fucosyltransferase-like, with protein sequence MDRKPRPLPQPAVRRAAWPVGLLVALCFTTLPLFLALSPGRPTLLDLWQQIGIRVAVHYDDEPKPSSEPSDSPLESRDILLGGLLSLDVSESTCLSRYLSLLYRKASPHSPSPYLVSRLRKYEALHRRCGPGTPLYDKSVRQLASAHNSMGLAECSYLVWTPGNHLGDRMVSMASAFLYALLTRRVFLVDMAKDMAGLFCEPFPGASWELPPGFPVHNLTQLRRGSEHSYGSLLGAKKISNDDPVGVRSESLPSYAYLHLAHDYQLPDQRFFCDDDQTVLGKVNWLLLRSDLYFAPGLFLVPQFEDELRWMFPATDTVFHHIGRYLFHPSNKVWKMIQGYYTSYMAKFDEKIGLQITTLARNPVSTEVYFNQIAACSSQEKILPEVDPKVASSEHEAAATSSKAVLVISAQPEYAERLKSMYYEQATVTGEHVSVLQPPGAGNQPQNHKVLVEMFLQSYCDVSVVSGWSTVGYVGHGLAGLSPWLLLPPRNQTVAHPPCVRAMSMEPCFHAPPSYDCRAKTNGDLGAVLRYLKRCEDVDDGLKLFDLF encoded by the exons ATGGACAGGAAGCCGAGGCCGCTGCCGCAGCCGGCGGTGAGGAGGGCCGCGTGGCCCGTCGGCCTGCTCGTCGCGCTATGCTTCACGACGCTGCCGCTCTTCCTCGCGCTGTCACCCGGGCGGCCAACCCTGCTCGACCTGTGGCAGCAGATCGGCATCAGAGTAGCCGTGCACTACG ATGATGAGCCGAAGCCGTCGTCGGAGCCTTCGGATTCGCCGCTGGAGAGCCGCGACATCCTCCTCGGCGGTCTGCTCTCGCTGGACGTCAGCGAGAGCACCTGCCTGAGCCGGTACCTCTCCTTGCTGTACCGCAAGGCGTCACCGCACTCGCCGTCGCCGTACCTCGTGTCGCGGCTGCGCAAGTACGAGGCGCTCCACCGCAGGTGCGGGCCTGGCACGCCCTTGTACGACAAGTCCGTGAGGCAGCTCGCCTCCGCCCACAACAGTATGGGCCTCGCCGAGTGCAGCTACCTCGTGTGGACGCCCGGCAACCACCTCGGCGACCGCATGGTCTCCATGGCGTCCGCCTTCCTCTACGCGCTGCTCACCCGCCGCGTCTTCCTCGTCGACATGGCCAAGGACATGGCAGGCCTCTTCTGCGAGCCCTTCCCGGGCGCGTCCTGGGAGCTGCCCCCGGGCTTCCCCGTGCACAACCTCACGCAGCTCCGCCGCGGCAGCGAGCATAGCTACGGGAGCCTGCTGGGCGCCAAGAAGATCAGCAACGACGACCCCGTCGGCGTGCGGTCCGAGTCGCTGCCGTCGTACGCGTACCTCCACCTGGCGCACGACTACCAGCTGCCCGACCAGCGCTTCTTCTGCGACGACGACCAGACCGTGCTGGGGAAGGTGAACTGGCTGCTGCTGCGCTCCGACCTCTACTTCGCGCCGGGGCTGTTCCTCGTGCCGCAGTTCGAGGACGAGCTCCGGTGGATGTTCCCGGCCACGGACACGGTGTTCCACCACATCGGAAGGTACCTGTTCCACCCGTCCAACAAGGTGTGGAAGATGATCCAGGGGTACTACACGTCGTACATGGCCAAGTTCGATGAGAAGATTGGGCTTCAGATCACGACCCTCGCCAGGAACCCCGTGTCGACGGAGGTGTACTTCAACCAGATCGCGGCGTGCTCGAGCCAGGAGAAGATCCTACCCGAGGTAGATCCCAAAGTGGCGTCAAGTGAGCACGAGGCGGCTGCGACATCGTCCAAGGCGGTGCTCGTCATCTCGGCGCAGCCGGAATACGCCGAGAGGCTCAAGTCCATGTACTACGAGCAGGCCACGGTGACCGGCGAGCATGTCAGCGTGCTGCAGCCACCGGGAGCCGGAAACCAGCCGCAGAACCACAAGGTGCTGGTGGAAATGTTCCTGCAGAGCTACTGCGACGTGTCCGTGGTGAGCGGGTGGTCAACGGTGGGCTACGTCGGCCACGGCCTCGCCGGGTTGAGCCCATGGCTGCTACTGCCGCCGAGGAACCAGACGGTGGCACACCCGCCCTGTGTCCGGGCAATGTCCATGGAGCCGTGCTTCCACGCGCCGCCGAGTTATGACTGCAGGGCCAAGACAAACGGCGACCTCGGTGCCGTTCTCCGGTATCTCAAGCGTTGCGAGGACGTGGATGATGGCCTTAAATTGTTTGATTTATTTTGA
- the LOC136546365 gene encoding receptor-like protein kinase At3g21340, producing the protein MIPFPLLLAGALVLLGVGVADALSGYQISCGATSAKVAGNVTWVPDGAFIHVGKAAELTGSLGVMPMLSLLRYFPAYESSAATTKYCYVVPAAMHARYLVRTTYYYGGFDGGGAPPVFDQIIDGTRWSAVDTAGGYARGLATYYEAVVEAAGKEVSVCLARSAATAPGRSPFINALEVVPLEGSVYSAVNFTAYALSTVARHSFGYDGSIIGYPGDRFNRYWEPYSDGSIPVVESQASAATEAFWNKPPEAVFRRGLTASRGKSLDLQWPPAPLPAATYYLALYFQDNRGPSALSWRVFDVAVNGQPFFTGLNVSTAGSMVYGAQWPLSGQTRITLTPAPGSPVGPLINAAELMMVVPLGGRTHPRDVIGMQELARGFMNPPSDWRGDPCLPKGNSWTGVTCNQDPLARVTGLNLTNFRVGGSISDNIANLTAISSIWLVGNNLTGSIPDLSPLHHLVSLHLEDNGLTGPLPESLGNLTRLEELSV; encoded by the exons ATGATCCCCTTCCCCCTCCTCCTCGCCGGCGCCCTCGTCCTGCTCGGCGTCGGCGTCGCCGATGCCCTGTCCG GGTACCAGATAAGCTGCGGCGCGACGTCGGCCAAGGTCGCCGGGAACGTGACATGGGTCCCCGACGGGGCGTTCATCCACGTCGGCAAGGCCGCGGAGCTCACCGGCTCCCTGGGCGTGATGCCCATGCTCTCCTTGCTCCGGTACTTCCCGGCGTACGAGTCGTCGGCAGCCACGACGAAGTACTGCTACGTGGTCCCGGCGGCGATGCACGCCAGGTACCTGGTCCGCACGACGTACTACTACGGCGGGTTCGACGGCGGCGGGGCGCCGCCGGTGTTCGACCAGATCATCGACGGCACGCGGTGGAGCGCCGTGGACACGGCGGGGGGCTACGCCCGGGGCCTCGCCACGTACTACGAGGCCGTGGTGGAGGCGGCCGGGAAGGAGGTCAGCGTCTGCCTCGCCAGGAGCGCAGCCACCGCGCCCGGACGGAGCCCCTTCATCAACGCGCTCGAGGTGGTGCCGCTGGAGGGATCCGTGTACAGCGCCGTCAACTTCACCGCCTACGCGCTGAGCACCGTCGCGCGCCACAGCTTCGGCTACGACGGCTCCATCATTGG CTATCCAGGTGACCGGTTCAACCGGTACTGGGAGCCGTACAGCGACGGGAGCATCCCGGTGGTGGAGAGCCAGGCGAGCGCGGCGACGGAGGCGTTCTGGAACAAGCCTCCGGAGGCCGTGTTCCGGCGAGGCCTGACGGCGAGCCGAGGCAAGAGCCTGGACCTCCAGTGGCCGCCGGCGCCGCTCCCGGCCGCGACCTACTATCTAGCGCTCTACTTCCAGGACAACCGGGGGCCAAGCGCGCTCAGCTGGAGGGTATTCGACGTCGCGGTCAACGGCCAGCCGTTCTTCACCGGCCTCAACGTCTCCACGGCGGGGTCCATGGTGTACGGCGCCCAGTGGCCGCTGTCCGGGCAGACGAGGATCACGCTGACGCCGGCGCCGGGGTCCCCCGTCGGGCCGTTGATCAACGCGGCAGAGCTCATGATGGTCGTTCCGCTCGGAGGGAGGACGCATCCCAGAGACG TAATCGGCATGCAGGAGCTGGCCAGAGGATTCATGAACCCGCCGTCGGACTGGAGAGGTGATCCTTGCTTACCCAAAGGGAACTCGTGGACTGGTGTCACCTGCAACCAAGATCCACTCGCAAGAGTAACAGGGCT TAACCTCACAAATTTCAGAGTTGGAGGATCGATATCTGACAACATTGCCAACCTGACTGCAATTTCGAGCAT TTGGCTTGTTGGGAACAATCTGACCGGATCGATTCCAGATTTGAGCCCCCTGCATCATCTAGTCTCTTT GCACCTGGAGGACAACGGACTGACAGGCCCGCTGCCTGAATCGCTCGGAAACCTTACAAGACTTGAGGAACT GTCTGTGTAG